From the genome of Lotus japonicus ecotype B-129 chromosome 6, LjGifu_v1.2, one region includes:
- the LOC130722666 gene encoding two-component response regulator-like PRR1 has translation MLQDVIHPPTQAEQLPIDEISSPISARIFELCHDPELFPESIQNSEVTSSSNCCHEENSSYAALDADNKINSTTETSTINNQNTTNSNNLSIIFDSQEEIENDISASIDFSSSPAFVLPITTTQQEQQFDFSSAGSVLKGLSSQYLTDPVVAAAPLVGAPLPSVFDDDCISSIPSYLPLNPSSPSCSYLSSAMGVYMPGTLNTALSADSSGLFGGSILLGSELQTQELDYQGENGGIYCTDSIQHMFNPPDLQALDAESQKLVAGAGSTSATLAPEISHLEESTLKVGKLSVEQRKEKIHRYMKKRNQRNFSKKIKYACRKTLADSRPRVRGRFAKNDDFGETHRPACSSHEEDDEEIVVKEDDDMVDSSDIFAHISGVNSFKCNYSIHSLI, from the exons ATGCTGCAGGATGTTATCCACCCTCCAACACAGGCTGAGCAACTCCCCATT GACGAAATCTCGAGTCCAATTAGTGCGCGAATATTTGAGCTTTGTCATGACCCTGAATTGTTCCCGGAGTCAATTCAGAATTCTGAGGTTACCTCCAGCTCAAATTGTTGCCATGAAGAGAATTCCTCATATGCAGCTTTAGATGCAGACAATAAGATCAATAGTACTACTGAAACCAGCACCATCAATAACCAAAACACAACAAACAGCAATAACTTGTCTATTATCTTTGATTCCCAAGAAGAAATTGAAAATGACATATCTGCTTCCATTGACTTTTCATCATCTCCAGCTTTTGTTCTCCCCATCACAACAACTCAGCAGGAACAACAATTTGATTTCTCTTCAGCAGGTTCAGTTTTGAAGGGTCTCTCTTCTCAGTATCTCACTGATCCTGTGGTTGCTGCTGCACCTCTTGTTGGGGCCCCATTACCAtctgtttttgatgatgactgcATATCTTCCATCCCTTCTTATCTCCCTCTTAACCCTTCATCTCCTTCTTGCTCTTATCTCAGTTCTGCCATGGGAGTTTACATGCCTGGGACCCTCAACACTGCTTTGTCTGCTGATAGTTCTGGGTTGTTTGGTGGGAGCATTCTACTGGGTTCTGAACTGCAGACACAAGAATTGGACTACCAGGGAGAAAATGGTGGAATATATTGTACAGATTCAATTCAGCATATGTTTAATCCACCAGACCTTCAG GCACTTGATGCTGAGAGTCAGAAACTGGTAGCTGGTGCTGGGAGTACTTCTGCCACTTTGGCACCAGAAATCTCACACTTGGAGGAATCTACCTTAAAGGTTGGAAAACTTTCTGTTGAGCAAAGGAAAGAAAAGATTCATAGATACATGAAGaagagaaatcagagaaatttCAGCAAGAAAATCAAG TATGCTTGCCGGAAAACTTTGGCAGATAGCAGACCCCGGGTCAGAGGGAGGTTTGCAAAGAATGATGACTTTGGAGAGACTCATAGACCAGCTTGTAGCAgtcatgaagaagatgatgaagaa ATAGTTGTgaaagaagatgatgatatggTTGATTCCTCAGATATCTTTGCCCATATCAGTGGGGTGAACTCCTTCAAATGCAACTATTCCATCCACTCTTTGATTTGA
- the LOC130722665 gene encoding pre-mRNA-processing factor 19 homolog 2 — translation MNCSISGEIPEEPVVSRNSGLLFEKRLIERHISDYGKCPITGEPLTLDDIVPIKTGKIVKPRPVQAASIPGMLGMFQNEWDGLMLSNFALEQQLHTARQELSHALYQHDAACRVIARLKKERDEARSLLAQAERQFPISTPNAITAPVLSNGKRAAEDEELAPSAKRIHPGISKIIIDELTDCNAALSQQRKKRQIPATLAPVDALETYTQISSHPFHKTNKQGIICLDILYSKDLIATGGVDTNAVIFDRPSGQILATLSGHSKKVTSVKFVAQGDSLLTSSADKTVRLWQGSDDGNYNCRHILRDHTAEVQAVTVHATNNYFVTASLDGTWCFYELSSGTCLTQVSDPSGSSAGYTAAAFHPDGLILGTGTTDSIVKIWDVKSQANVAKFDGHVGHVNAISFSENGYYLATAAHDGVKLWDLRKLKNFRNFAPYDSETPTNSVEFDHSGSYIAIAGSDVRIHQVANVKSEWNIIKTFPDLSGTGKATCVKFGPDSKYVAVGSMDRNLRIFGLPGEDDVPAES, via the exons ATGAATTGCTCCA TCTCCGGTGAGATTCCGGAAGAGCCCGTCGTGTCCAGGAACTCTGGTCTTCTCTTCGAGAAGCGTTTGATCGAGAGACACATATCG GATTATGGGAAATGTCCAATTACTGGAGAACCACTTACTCTGGATGACATTGTACCAATCAAAACTGGCAAG ATAGTGAAGCCCAGACCTGTGCAAGCAGCTAGCATCCCTGGCATGCTTGGAATGTTTCAAAAT GAATGGGATGGGTTGATGCTATCAAATTTTGCATTGGAGCAACAATTGCACACCGCAAGGCAAGAGCTAAGTCATGCTCTATATCAG CATGATGCTGCTTGCCGCGTGATTGCAAGACTTAAAAAGGAAAGAGATGAAGCTAGGTCTCTACTTGCACAGGCAGAAAGGCAGTTCCCTATTTCTACACCAAATGCCATAACAGCCCCTGTCCTAAGCAATgggaaaagag cTGCTGAGGATGAGGAGCTGGCACCTAGTGCGAAGAGAATACATCCTGGAATATCTAAAATCATAATTGATGAGCTAACAGACTGCAACGCTGCTCTTTCACAGCAGAGGAAAAAGCGCCAG ATTCCTGCAACTTTGGCTCCTGTTGACGCTCTGGAGACATACACCCAAATATCTAGTCATCCCTTTCACAAAACTAACAAACAAGGCATTATATGTCTTGATATCCTTTATTCTAAG GACCTAATTGCAACTGGAGGTGTTGATACAAATGCTGTTATTTTTGACCGACCATCAGGACAAATACTAGCTACACTCAGCGGTCACTCCAAAAAG GTAACCAGTGTGAAGTTTGTAGCTCAGGGCGATTCACTCTTAACTAGTTCAGCAGATAAG ACAGTACGTTTGTGGCAAGGGTCAGATGATGGTAACTATAACTGCAGGCATATATTGAGGGATCATACAGCTGAG GTGCAAGCTGTCACCGTCCATGCCACCAATAATTACTTTGTGACTGCTTCGCTTGATGGCACTTGGTGCTTTTATGAACTGTCGTCAGGGACATGTCTCACTCAG GTTTCGGACCCTTCTGGTTCTTCTGCAGGCTATACAGCTGCAGCTTTTCATCCTGATGGTCTCATTCTTGGAACTGGCACAACTGATTCTATTGTTAAGATCTGGGATGTGAAAAGTCAG GCAAATGTTGCTAAGTTTGATGGACATGTAGGGCATGTGAATGCCATATCTTTTTCCGAGAATGGATACTACCTTGCG ACTGCAGCTCATGATGGTGTGAAGCTTTGGGATCTACGTAAATTGAAGAACTTCCGTAATTTCGCTCCATATGACTCAGAAACTCCGACGAACTCCG TGGAGTTCGACCACAGTGGATCCTACATTGCAATTGCAGGCTCTGATGTAAG AATTCACCAAGTTGCAAATGTGAAATCTGAATGGAACATTATCAAAACTTTTCCTGATTTATCTGGAACAG GGAAGGCAACGTGTGTCAAATTTGGTCCTGATTCAAAATATGTGGCGGTTGGATCAATGGACCGAAATCTTAGAATATTTGGCTTGCCTGGTGAAGATGATGTTCCTGCTGAGTCATAA